The proteins below come from a single Solea senegalensis isolate Sse05_10M linkage group LG2, IFAPA_SoseM_1, whole genome shotgun sequence genomic window:
- the bcl9 gene encoding B-cell CLL/lymphoma 9 protein, giving the protein MLEVQEERPAAAGTAATHFNKKERGKKEREEAKDSRGSLSNIGNPVPGSRNVRAKAPLTHTGSPHQLITPPCSVVLGPPSMHPNRLKNSPSTNTQSPKPKTEAMVRSPTVMSPSTAAQMDSKMPNQGKPGSTGSQSQSSPCDPKNLGNKGAQNVAGGMGLKNGQGLTSGPSSKVKVKRERSTSVESFEQPESGTPTSEEKDSSRVKRMCVAERRQPYSGADWCSGGESDEDDKGFFNCNSSDVKPQDSVTHSTSNAGLSRSSTPSHNTLGGQGSTTEPASGQKPGTKLVYVFSTEMANKAADAVLTGHTENIIAFHMKNISNSKDKAHLLLNNAASTLRNDSKPPQQPPSLAQDQSHQPGSKPSLPGMAEPAPSQSSNQGSQSGVLPQEGSSAAGMESKNLPGSSPSNNSAPVDQAPVTQPEAGLNPPTTGEGGQGGGSGGPGLTPQQQQQQQQLAQELLNMEANTEGLSQEQLEHRQRSLQTLRDIQRMLFPDDRDAPQTGPPQPHGGPHDGGPDGAPRRSEQGPLQAMMAQSQSLRPPGGPGGPRPQGPPFGPPHGPRDMPPFPQDEMGPHMGGPGVCGEGDQMTPEQVAWLKLQQEFYEEKRKKQEMQHRPLPPDMMMHPHGPRGMMRGPPPPYQMGPGEMWGGPGGPPEHYPERMGMGPGPGPGPGPGPGPGPRGMPPHMQRMPGFSGMMNPEMEGPPRPGMGWPDDMPPRMGDGRGFPGGPGGMFAGPGGRGERFPNPQSVQEAMFHQGMGGEKVLPPGMMMDMQRMMGHQRGGMEPGNGMGMFPRMPGDGPMSPSSRLQGMGGREMGPEFGMGPGPGPHMHPSKLRDAPMNMSPDEMMRMRGGVGPQMENMGPQGRPMQGPVFPEQTQPGDFPMGPGRPFPGGPGVMRGPHADQAFGPEHRSTPTGGNGRMNHLPSAGAPSQGQRGRKPADLNVQAGGGNSPSVNPLKSPPLRQVQSPMMGSPSGNLKSPQTPSQLAGMLTGPTGPNAPPAPPASAPMKSPHSMMGSAGASPVHMRSPSLPNPSPGWAPSPKPPMQSPGVPSQGGKPPLSITSPNMMGNMEQGGNGPPSAPPSSGAPSGSMSHPGNVPSGSPYTIPPEPTLSQNPLSIMMSRMSKFAMPSSTPLYHDAIKTVASSDDDSPPARSPNLPSANNNGMAMNHQGNPRMMGPGNAGPMPALSPLGMNPMGSQPLSHGMPPQMPSPNAPNMGPGMMPHGMMIPQNPQDPGMANPQMMPQGRMGYPHRGQGYPLTQSPSQQGPFSPHNGPGPQGFPGHPMGFQGEGGPMGGRMGNMPHGGGGDGSMCKPNTPGGPEFNNMQGGFSDADLHEVMRPGASGIPEFDLSRIIPSEKPSQTLSYFPRGGGDNPGGKPPHPSGFPMQGMMGDGPPRMGMSMQGMGGMPGGPGGGMGPQDMPMGNPGHNTMRPPGFMGQGMMGPQHRMMSPGGPGGMMQGRQMAHPGPGGSPNMMMSLQGMGGPPQQTMMMGGQMRPRDMDMGFSPGPGMF; this is encoded by the exons ATGTTGGAGGTCCAAGAGGAGAGGCCAGCGGCGGCAGGTACAGCAGCGACACATTTCAAtaagaaggagagaggaaagaaagagcgTGAAGAGGCAAAGGACAGTCGGGGAAGCCTTTCGAACATCGGGAATCCTGTTCCTGGCTCAAGGAACGTGCGCGCCAAAGCACCGCTCACGCACACAGGCAGTCCTCACCAGCTGATCACTCCACCCTGTTCTGTAGTCCTGGGACCCCCATCAATGCACCCCAATAGGCTAAAGAATTCCCCGTCCACCAACACACAGAG CCCTAAACCTAAGACGGAGGCCATGGTACGATCACCTACTGTCATGTCCCCCTCTACTGCCGCCCAGATGGACTCTAAAATGCCCAATCAGGGGAAACCAGGGAGCACTggcagccaatcacagtccTCACCCTGTGATCCCAAGAACCTGGGCAATAAAGGGGCTCAGAATGTGGCAGGGGGTATGGGGCTAAAGAATGGACAGGGTCTAACCTCTGGCCCAAGCTCCAAGGTTAAGGTCAAAAGGGAGAGAAGCACCTCAGTGGAGTCGTTTGAACAGCCAGAGAGCGGCACACCCACAAGTGAAGAAAAAG aCAGTAGCAGGGTGAAGAGGATGTGTGTGGCAGAGAGGAGGCAGCCATACAGTGGGGCTGACTGGTGCTCTGGGGGAGAGAGTGATGAAGATGACAAAGGATTCTTCA ACTGTAACTCCAGCGATGTGAAGCCCCAAGACTCAGTCACACATTCTACCTCCAATGCTGGACTCAGTCGCTCCTCCACACCTTCTCACAATACACTGGGAGGCCAGGGCTCCACAACAGAACCAGCCAGTGGCCAGAAACCAGGCACAAAACTTGTTTACGTCTTCTCCACAGAGATGGCAAACAA GGCAGCCGATGCAGTTCTAACTGGCCACACAGAAAATATCATTGCCTTCCACATGAAAAACATCTCCAACAGCAAGGACAAAGCTCACCTCCTCTTG AACAATGCAGCAAGCACTCTCCGAAATGACTCTAAGCCTCCTCAGCAGCCCCCATCCCTTGCCCAAGATCAGAGCCACCAGCCTGGATCCAAACCATCCTTACCTGGCATGGCAGAGCCAGCCCCATCCCAGTCTTCAAACCAAGGGAGCCAATCTGGTGTTCTTCCACAGGAAGGGTCATCCGCTGCAGGCATGGAATCCAAGAATCTTCCTGGCAGTAGCCCCAGTAACAATTCAGCTCCAGTTGACCAGGCCCCTGTAACCCAACCCGAGGCAGGCCTCAACCCTCCAACAACAGGTGAAGGAGGGCAGGGTGGTGGCTCAGGTGGACCAGGTCTGACAccccagcagcaacagcaacagcagcagctggcaCAAGAGCTTTTGAACATGGAGGCTAACACAGAGGGTTTATCCCAAGAACAGTTGGAGCATCGGCAGCGCTCCCTGCAGACCTTGAGAGATATCCAACGCATGCTTTTTCCTGATGACCGCGATGCCCCCCAAACTGGACCCCCACAGCCCCATGGAGGACCGCATGATGGAGGACCTGATGGTGCACCCCGGAGGTCTGAGCAGGGCCCCCTACAGGCAATGATGGCACAATCACAGAGCCTCAGGCCACCAGGTGGGCCAGGAGGTCCTCGTCCACAGGGTCCGCCTTTTGGCCCACCACATGGTCCCAGAGACATGCCACCATTTCCACAAGATGAAATGGGCCCACATATGGGTGGTCCAGGGGTCTGTGGAGAAGGAGATCAGATGACCCCCGAACAGGTGGCTTGGTTGAAGTTACAACAAGAATTTTAtgaagagaaaaggaagaaacaaGAAATGCAACACCGGCCACTGCCACCAGACATGATGATGCATCCCCATGGGCCACGCGGTATGATGCGTGGGCCACCACCTCCCTACCAGATGGGCCCAGGAGAGATGTGGGGGGGACCCGGTGGTCCACCAGAGCATTATCCAGAACGCATGGGCATGGGCCCTGGCCCTGGTCCTGGCCCCGGCCCCGGCCCAGGCCCTGGCCCCAGAGGCATGCCACCACATATGCAGAGGATGCCTGGCTTCTCAGGTATGATGAATCCTGAGATGGAGGGACCCCCGAGGCCTGGAATGGGCTGGCCTGATGACATGCCTCCCCGGATGGGGGATGGACGAGGATTTCCTGGAGGACCAGGGGGGATGTTCGCTGGTCCAGGGGGTCGTGGTGAACGTTTCCCAAATCCTCAGTCAGTCCAAGAAGCAATGTTTCATCAAGGGATGGGGGGAGAGAAGGTCCTCCCTCCTGGGATGATGATGGATATGCAAAGGATGATGGGACATCAAAGAGGTGGAATGGAACCCGGGAATGGAATGGGTATGTTTCCCAGAATGCCAGGTGATGGTCCTATGAGTCCATCATCAAGGCTCCAGGGAATGGGGGGCAGGGAAATGGGGCCTGAGTTTGGCATGGGTCCTGGCCCTGGGCCGCATATGCACCCTTCCAAACTAAGAGATGCTCCAATGAATATGAGTCCAGACGAGATGATGAGAATGAGGGGAGGTGTGGGACCTCAAATGGAAAACATGGGTCCACAAGGCAGGCCCATGCAGGGTCCTGTCTTCCCTGAGCAGACACAGCCTGGAGACTTTCCTATGGGGCCTGGGCGGCCCTTCCCAGGGGGTCCTGGAGTAATGAGGGGTCCACATGCAGACCAAGCCTTTGGTCCAGAGCACAGATCTACACCAACAGGAGGTAATGGTCGTATGAATCACCTCCCTTCTGCTGGTGCCCCTTCACAAGGTCAAAGGGGCCGCAAGCCAGCAGATCTGAATGTCCAAGCAGGAGGGGGGAACTCTCCCAGTGTCAACCCACTCAAGTCCCCACCTCTGAGGCAAGTGCAGTCTCCAATGATGGGCTCTCCCTCGGGAAACCTTAAGTCACCTCAGACACCATCCCAGCTGGCCGGCATGCTCACTGGTCCCACTGGCCCAAATGcccctccagctcctccagcttcaGCACCAATGAAGTCCCCCCACTCCATGATGGGATCAGCAGGTGCCTCTCCAGTTCATATGAGGTCTCCTTCTCTTCCTAACCCCTCCCCTGGATGGGCCCCCTCACCAAAACCACCCATGCAGAGTCCAGGAGTACCATCTCAGGGGGGGAAGCCCCCCCTGAGTATCACCTCACCAAACATGATGGGAAATATGGAGCAAG GGGGAAATGGTCCTCCCTCAGCCCCTCCTTCATCAGGGGCTCCATCTGGCTCCATGTCCCACCCTGGCAACGTCCCCTCTGGCAGTCCGTACACCATACCACCTGAGCCAACACTATCCCAGAATCCTCTTTCCATCATGATGTCACGCATGTCCAAGTTTGCAATGCCCAGCTCCACCCCACTCTACCATGATGCCATAAAGACAGTTGCCAGCTCTGATGATGACTCGCCTCCAGCTCGCTCCCCTAACCTGCCTTCAGCGAACAATAATG GTATGGCAATGAACCACCAAGGCAATCCACGTATGATGGGACCTGGAAATGCTGGACCCATGCCTGCCCTCAGTCCTCTGGGTATGAATCCAATGGGATCCCAGCCCCTCTCTCATGGCATGCCTCCACAGATGCCCTCCCCAAATGCCCCTAATATGGGCCCAGGCATGATGCCCCATGGCATGATGATACCACAGAATCCTCAAGATCCTGGTATGGCAAACCCTCAAATGATGCCCCAAGGACGCATGGGTTACCCTCATCGAGGCCAGGGATACCCCCTAACACAATCTCCTTCCCAGCAAGGTCCCTTCTCCCCACACAATGGTCCTGGTCCTCAAGGTTTCCCTGGCCATCCCATGGGCTTCCAAGGAGAGGGAGGACCTATGGGAGGACGAATGGGTAATATGCCTCATGGTGGAGGGGGTGATGGGAGTATGTGCAAGCCCAATACCCCAGGCGGGCCAGAGTTCAACAACATGCAAGGTGGATTCAGTGATGCAGATCTTCATGAGGTGATGCGGCCGGGAGCGTCTGGCATACCTGAGtttgacctgtccaggataATCCCATCAGAGAAGCCCAGCCAAACTCTGTCTTATTTCCCCCGAGGTGGAGGAGATAACCCTGGGGGAAAACCTCCACACCCTTCTGGCTTCCCCATGCAGGGCATGATGGGTGACGGACCACCACGGATGGGAATGTCCATGCAGGGGATGGGGGGGATGCCTGGGGGCCCTGGTGGGGGAATGGGCCCTCAAGATATGCCAATGGGTAACCCTGGCCACAACACAATGCGGCCACCGGGATTCATGGGTCAAGGCATGATGGGCCCCCAGCACCGGATGATGTCCCCTGGGGGTCCGGGAGGGATGATGCAGGGGAGACAAATGGCCCACCCAGGCCCTGGTGGTTCACCaaacatgatgatgtcactgcaggGCATGGGTGGCCCCCCACAGCAGACAATGATGATGGGGGGTCAGATGAGGCCACGTGACATGGACATGGGATTCAGTCCGGGCCCTGGAATGTTCTAA
- the acp6 gene encoding lysophosphatidic acid phosphatase type 6, translating into MRNLWSRCGVFGSVTAAFGSVLWSQKSTDSEPAALSSTYTDTNSSSPYKLKLVQVLFRHGARTPLKSIPDVIEAQWVPTLLEPPTHTNINYVVTDLHGGPRPPAPIEDSYRANTLTGGTFPGQLTTLGMQQLYELGKRLRTKYIEEIPFLSSTFIPAEVYVRSTNIVRTIESAKCLVAGLFKQKQKGIVHIETTDAENEILYPNYHGCQLLKILSRHRWAESSTLPDIAADLQSIQDALGIPAHQSINFILIRDDMVAREAHDLPCPPELDTWRKTVEERAVDTICYVYEPSKSENLQLCVGPLLHMMSTNMEEKLQGNSSETNRKLFLYSAHDTTLVPFLMALGIFDMKWPPYAADITLELHQHRKTNEAFVKVSYNDQDQLIPGCSGVYCPLQDFKKAVSAYSLSLEDHRSLCNSTEGLTKP; encoded by the exons ATGAGGAATCTTTGGTCCAGGTGTGGTGTTTTTGGTTCTGTGACTGCAGCCTTTGGCTCGGTGCTGTGGTCACAAAAATCCACCGACTCAGAGCCGGCCGCTCTGAGTTCCACCTACACTGACACAAATTCCAGTTCTCCTTACAAACTGAAACTGGTCCAAGTCCTGTTCCGACATGGTGCTCGAACCCCGTTAAAGTCAATACCTGATGTGATAGAG GCCCAGTGGGTGCCGACGCTCTTGGAGCCTCCAACACACACTAACATCAACTATGTAGTGACAGACCTTCATGGCGGCCCCAGGCCCCCAGCTCCCATAGAAGACAGCTATCGGGCAAACACACTGACG GGCGGCACATTTCCTGGTCAGCTAACCACACTGGGCATGCAGCAGTTGTATGAGCTGGGCAAGAGGCTAAGGACAAAATACATTGAGGAGATTcccttcctcagctccactttTATCCCAGCTGAGGTCTA tGTGCGCTCCACTAACATTGTGAGGACCATTGAATCTGCCAAGTGTCTGGTAGCAGGGCTgtttaagcaaaaacaaaaag GAATCGTTCATATAGAAACTACAGATGCAGAGAATGAAATTCTGTATCCAAACTATCACGGATGCCAGCTGCTCAAGATCCTTAGCAG ACACCGCTGGGCAGAGTCGTCCACTCTGCCAGACATTGCAGCAGACCTGCAAAGCATCCAGGATGCACTGGGCATCCCTGCTCACCAGTCTATCAACTTCATCCTCATTAGGGACGACATGGTTGCCAGAGAG GCCCATGATCTGCCCTGCCCACCAGAGCTGGACACATGGAGGAAGACAGTGGAAGAGAGAGCTGTCGATACAATATGTTATGTCTATGAACCCAGCAAGAG CGAGaacctgcagctgtgtgtgggaCCACTGCTGCACATGATGTCAACCAACATGGAGGAGAAACTACAGGGCAACTCATCGGAGACAAACAG AAAGCTGTTCTTGTATTCTGCACACGACACAACTTTGGTTCCCTTTCTGATGGCTCTGGGgatttttgacatgaaatggcCTCCGTACGCTGCTGATATCACCCTGGAGCTGCATCAGCACAGAAAGACCAATGAGGCCTTTGTTAAAGTGTCATACAATGACCAG GATCAACTTATTCCAGGTTGTAGTGGAGTCTACTGCCCCCTGCAGGACTTCAAAAAGGCTGTTTCGGCGTACTCCCTGAGTTTAGAAGACCACCGGTCACTTTGTAACAGCACTGAGGGCTTAACCAAGCCCTGA
- the LOC122786104 gene encoding gap junction alpha-5 protein-like, with protein MGDWSLLGNFLEEVQEHSTSVGKVWLTILFIFRILVLGTAAESSWGDEQSDFLCDTQQPGCTNVCYDSAFPIAHIRYWVLQIVFVSTPSLIYMGHAMHIVRREEKKRRREREEREERSEGEGDMEREKEYLQQRASGTEVGPDGPGRVRLKGALLQTYILSILIRTVMEVTFVVVQYLIYGVFLRALYLCKSWPCPNPVNCYMSRPTEKNVFIVFMLVVAGVSLLLSVLELYHLGWKSLKKCIRKKVMQRNKHRAVTVAVSAALEPNSPPPPTCTPPPDFTQCLADPSSMTAMAAHPFNTRMALQQNSVNMATERHHSCDNLEDGHDFLRMRYDQAPMELPNSCSPSPLLHVGYMKDKRRLSKTSGSSGRARQDDLAV; from the coding sequence ATGGGGGACTGGAGTCTCCTGGGGAACTTCCTAGAGGAGGTCCAGGAACACTCCACCTCAGTCGGGAAAGTGTGGCTCACCATCCTCTTTATCTTTCGCATCCTGGTGCTGGGCACAGCGGCCGAGTCGTCCTGGGGCGACGAGCAGAGCGACTTCCTGTGTGACACTCAGCAGCCCGGTTGCACCAACGTGTGTTATGACAGTGCCTTCCCCATCGCCCACATCCGCTATTGGGTGCtgcagattgtttttgtttccacacCATCCCTGATTTACATGGGGCATGCCATGCACATAGTGCgcagggaggagaagaagcgGAGGAGGGAgcgggaggagagggaggaaagaagTGAGGGTGAAggagacatggagagagagaaggagtaTCTTCAGCAGAGGGCTAGTGGGACAGAAGTGGGACCTGATGGGCCTGGTCGTGTTCGCTTGAAAGGAGCTCTGCTTCAGACTTATATCCTGAGTATCTTGATCCGCACAGTAATGGAGGTGACCTTTGTTGTAGTGCAGTACTTGATCTATGGGGTGTTCCTCAGGGCTCTATACCTGTGCAAGTCATGGCCCTGCCCCAACCCTGTCAACTGCTACATGTCACGGCCGACAGAGAAGAACGTCTTCATCGTCTTCATGCTGGTTGTGGCcggtgtgtctctgctgctctccGTTTTGGAGCTCTACCACCTTGGGTGGAAGAGTTTAAAAAAGTGCATACGCAAGAAAGTGATGCAGAGAAACAAGCACAGAGCTGTGACCGTGGCCGTGTCTGCAGCTTTGGAGCCCAATAGCCCACCCCCACCCACCTGCACCCCACCTCCCGACTTCACTCAGTGTCTCGCTGACCCGAGCTCCATGACCGCCATGGCCGCTCATCCCTTCAACACCAGGATGGCACTGCAGCAGAACTCAGTCAACATGGCCACAGAGCGGCACCACAGCTGTGACAACCTGGAGGACGGGCACGACTTCCTGAGGATGCGATATGACCAGGCACCAATGGAACTGCCCAACAGCTGCTCCCCATCACCTCTGCTGCACGTAGGCTACATGAAGGACAAACGTCGCCTGAGCAAGACCAGTGGGAGCAGCGGCCGGGCTCGCCAAGACGACCTGGCCGTGTAG